In Legionella sp. PATHC035, a genomic segment contains:
- the aroB gene encoding 3-dehydroquinate synthase produces the protein MANFEVYEHVDVSLSEHQYSIIICRNGLQNLDFLRTIVKSSQILIVTNQTIAPFYLKQVQAAFADIQCDVLILKDGEQYKNQHTLFSIYDALIQHKHHRDTTLIALGGGVVGDITGFAASTYQRGVKFVQIPTTLLAQIDASIGGKTGINHALGKNMIGSFYQPQAVIIDLATLNTLPEREFRAGLAEMIKYALLAGGNFFQFLSETLQQGLTAESPQLPQLIAECCRIKAQFVEVDEREAGQRALLNLGHTFAHALETYTQYKQWLHGEAVAIGLYCATVLSHKMHLVDKQLVDQVEQILHQAQLPHKIPSSVDLKKLIELMQSDKKIKNNCLRFVVLKKPGDCYLESGITEDCLYNALVAAVRGE, from the coding sequence TTTGAGGTTTATGAGCACGTTGATGTTTCTTTAAGTGAACATCAATATTCTATCATTATTTGTCGCAATGGTTTGCAAAACCTAGATTTTCTGCGAACCATAGTTAAGTCGTCACAGATTCTAATTGTTACTAACCAAACGATAGCTCCTTTCTACTTAAAACAGGTGCAGGCTGCTTTTGCGGATATTCAGTGTGATGTGTTGATTTTAAAAGATGGAGAGCAATATAAAAATCAGCACACTTTATTTTCTATCTACGATGCCTTAATCCAACACAAACATCATAGAGACACGACACTCATCGCCTTAGGTGGAGGGGTAGTTGGTGATATCACTGGATTTGCGGCATCAACTTACCAACGCGGGGTTAAATTTGTTCAAATCCCCACTACCTTACTGGCCCAGATTGATGCTTCTATTGGTGGAAAAACGGGAATTAATCATGCCTTAGGTAAAAATATGATTGGTAGTTTTTATCAACCTCAAGCAGTGATTATTGATTTGGCTACATTAAACACTCTTCCTGAAAGAGAGTTTCGTGCGGGCTTAGCCGAAATGATCAAATATGCGCTACTTGCAGGGGGTAATTTCTTCCAATTTTTAAGTGAAACCCTTCAGCAGGGGCTGACGGCTGAGAGCCCCCAGTTACCTCAATTAATTGCTGAGTGTTGCCGTATTAAAGCCCAGTTCGTTGAAGTTGATGAACGAGAAGCAGGACAGCGAGCCTTACTGAACCTTGGTCATACTTTTGCACACGCATTGGAAACTTATACTCAGTATAAACAATGGCTGCATGGTGAAGCGGTGGCAATCGGTTTATATTGTGCCACCGTTTTGTCGCATAAAATGCATTTAGTTGATAAACAATTGGTGGACCAAGTAGAGCAAATTCTGCATCAAGCACAGTTACCACATAAAATTCCAAGTTCAGTCGACTTGAAAAAACTCATCGAATTGATGCAATCAGATAAAAAAATTAAAAATAACTGCTTAAGGTTTGTGGTACTTAAAAAACCTGGTGATTGTTATCTTGAGTCTGGAATCACTGAGGATTGTTTGTATAATGCACTTGTTGCAGCTGTAAGAGGAGAATAA
- the bcsG gene encoding cellulose biosynthesis protein BcsG, which yields MTDTVQIQQKTYVVWRDIDGWNYYFLVKFALLWAGYLNFHPFINLVFLAFLLFPLPSNFLHRCRNWIAIPIGFVVFYHDTWLPGISTITSQGTNLFAFNSGYLLELVNRFINWELIGIAFVLLVAYLFLSQWIRITTFTVIALTWLNIITLMGPSINLLPVQNKMVANNQQTKVETNSSEMELNSNLPPTNENLNAYLNQFYEQQKGLHTIFPSALSADAQPFDIMFIQICSLAWADIDASHLRNHPIWSKFDILFNQFNSAASYSGPAAIRLLRASCGQTPHSDLYKPVPPYCYILDNLAKLGFSPEFMLDHEGLFGDFIGEIKKYGGLDDVSMLARSGITPDLVSFDGKLLSDDGQLLDRWLKQRDTSEQKRSVTYYNEISLHDGNTYIGDNTPAPYAPRAQKLLDQTMNFFTALEKAGRKAVVVFIPEHGANLVGDKLQMPGLRDIPSPSITHIPVGIKFIGLKAKPAPVQINEPSSYLAVSELMARLADGKFFNQDHVNLEAITKNLPQTAFVSSNDGVTVMKYQGKFYILLKGDSNWVPYPE from the coding sequence ATGACAGACACAGTTCAAATACAACAAAAAACTTATGTCGTGTGGCGAGATATTGATGGCTGGAACTATTATTTTTTGGTGAAATTTGCTCTTTTGTGGGCTGGATATTTAAACTTTCATCCTTTTATTAATTTAGTTTTTTTAGCTTTTTTACTTTTTCCTTTGCCCTCAAATTTTCTTCATCGTTGTCGTAACTGGATCGCCATTCCTATAGGTTTTGTGGTGTTTTATCATGATACCTGGCTGCCTGGAATAAGTACCATTACGAGCCAAGGCACTAATCTTTTTGCTTTTAACTCTGGCTATCTTCTTGAGTTAGTCAATCGCTTTATTAATTGGGAGCTCATAGGTATCGCTTTTGTATTATTAGTGGCATATCTGTTTCTTTCGCAATGGATTCGAATAACCACATTTACAGTGATTGCTCTCACTTGGTTAAACATCATCACGTTAATGGGCCCATCGATTAATCTTCTACCCGTACAAAACAAAATGGTTGCTAATAATCAACAAACTAAGGTGGAGACTAATTCAAGTGAAATGGAGCTGAACAGTAACTTGCCGCCAACCAATGAGAATCTCAATGCTTATCTGAATCAATTTTATGAGCAGCAAAAAGGTTTACATACTATTTTTCCCAGCGCTCTCTCTGCTGACGCACAGCCTTTTGATATTATGTTTATTCAAATTTGTTCTCTTGCCTGGGCAGATATCGATGCGTCTCATTTAAGAAATCATCCCATATGGAGCAAATTTGATATTTTGTTCAATCAGTTCAATTCAGCCGCATCATACAGTGGTCCTGCAGCGATTCGATTATTGCGTGCCAGCTGCGGCCAAACACCCCATAGTGATCTTTATAAGCCTGTACCTCCTTATTGTTATATTTTGGATAACCTGGCTAAACTTGGATTTTCTCCGGAGTTTATGCTTGACCACGAGGGATTATTTGGTGATTTTATCGGAGAGATTAAAAAATATGGTGGATTAGACGATGTATCAATGCTAGCAAGATCAGGTATTACTCCTGATCTGGTTTCATTTGATGGAAAATTGCTTTCAGATGATGGGCAATTACTCGACCGCTGGCTTAAACAAAGAGATACGTCAGAACAAAAACGCAGTGTTACCTATTACAATGAAATTTCTCTCCATGATGGCAATACTTATATTGGCGATAATACACCTGCACCTTATGCACCGCGTGCACAAAAACTTTTAGATCAAACAATGAACTTCTTTACTGCATTAGAGAAAGCAGGTCGCAAAGCAGTGGTTGTCTTTATTCCCGAACATGGAGCCAACCTTGTGGGTGATAAATTACAAATGCCAGGCTTACGTGATATCCCCAGCCCGAGTATTACGCACATTCCTGTTGGAATTAAATTTATCGGTTTGAAAGCAAAGCCAGCCCCAGTACAAATAAATGAACCGAGTAGCTATTTAGCTGTTTCAGAATTAATGGCTCGCTTGGCTGATGGAAAGTTCTTTAATCAGGATCATGTTAATTTAGAAGCAATAACTAAAAATTTACCCCAAACAGCCTTTGTTTCATCGAATGATGGGGTTACTGTAATGAAATATCAAGGCAAATTTTATATTTTATTAAAAGGTGACAGCAATTGGGTGCCTTATCCTGAGTGA
- the proC gene encoding pyrroline-5-carboxylate reductase: MFKNKSIAIIGAGHLGSALARGLIKSGHPARSITFSNRDPSKAERLVKELGVLSAKTNTQAIVNAEILILAVKPQFMQDVCREIAPSIQQKQPLIISLAGVIDIQSMKKWLNNKDLAITRVMTNTPIEFCKGTCALFACPSVTPEQQRLVETLFNAVGHTFWVNQESMIDSLTAPVGCAPAYVFLFLEALQEAAKSRGIPEALSEQIALESVLGAAELAKNSGRSFAELRAGVTTPHGVTAHSLEKLSFTDFFDLFKQIFAAAEERIEQITQSLNTDV; the protein is encoded by the coding sequence ATGTTTAAAAATAAATCCATTGCTATCATTGGGGCAGGTCATTTGGGTAGTGCTTTGGCACGGGGGCTCATTAAAAGTGGTCATCCAGCACGCTCGATAACATTCAGTAATCGTGATCCCAGCAAAGCCGAACGTTTGGTTAAAGAATTAGGTGTTCTATCGGCAAAAACCAATACCCAAGCGATTGTGAATGCAGAGATTCTTATTCTTGCTGTAAAACCTCAATTTATGCAGGATGTATGTAGGGAAATTGCTCCCAGCATCCAACAAAAACAACCTTTAATTATTTCTTTGGCGGGCGTAATCGACATCCAAAGCATGAAGAAATGGCTTAATAACAAAGATCTAGCGATTACTCGGGTCATGACCAATACTCCAATCGAGTTTTGTAAAGGAACCTGCGCATTGTTTGCATGTCCTTCCGTTACTCCTGAGCAACAGCGATTGGTTGAAACTCTTTTTAATGCAGTGGGACATACATTTTGGGTGAATCAAGAATCCATGATCGACTCACTTACAGCACCCGTTGGTTGTGCACCAGCCTATGTTTTTCTTTTCCTCGAGGCATTACAAGAGGCAGCAAAAAGTAGAGGAATTCCTGAGGCGCTTTCGGAACAAATTGCCTTAGAATCGGTACTAGGTGCCGCTGAGTTAGCCAAAAATTCTGGGCGTTCTTTTGCTGAATTACGCGCAGGTGTAACTACTCCGCATGGTGTGACGGCTCATTCTTTAGAAAAACTGTCGTTTACTGATTTTTTTGACCTCTTTAAGCAAATCTTTGCAGCCGCTGAAGAACGTATCGAACAAATAACCCAATCATTAAATACTGATGTATAA
- a CDS encoding SPOR domain-containing protein, which produces MKEGMIQSEVAAVIQPRVLFKPGAWLAKIDFINHLVLFNNVLITVLSEKEGGKTSFNTLLQSNLDQQIKPVSMTVKAPCNRESIIREIATQLHLNHDEHTDMSALVAQINERKAHVLLLIDDAQHLPETLIKEAMLAIKNQENFSFFHLCLISDYSIVATLNNLVASFFENLVHTIELGSLNESETRTYVLQRAMAAHLISKPLTDAQFKQFYQLTKGNVAKINSNLEAFVFKCATHKKKEPLKWVKQAGIAVSVALIAGFVGFYFAQNYDLSSLQKMSSASAVKQQAQPEVLVSQIASWQDSSTRQLVYASLPKKQDLDELSDETPSETVAIVDKVVVIPKLQINNPAEQEARVPESEFKRESPESDLTRESKIVEIPTAKQNKAEPSQAPSSKNNTNLYAIQVAASHNKADIERFQQNNQLLAQDVKIRHFTNAKGIWYILTIGEYKSRVEAQRSISKLPTKLTKLKPWVRPVSNLG; this is translated from the coding sequence ATGAAAGAGGGAATGATTCAGTCTGAAGTGGCGGCTGTAATTCAACCAAGAGTATTGTTTAAACCGGGGGCTTGGCTCGCTAAGATTGACTTCATTAATCATTTGGTTCTTTTTAACAATGTGCTCATTACCGTTTTATCTGAGAAAGAGGGCGGTAAAACTTCTTTTAATACTTTGTTGCAAAGTAATTTAGATCAACAAATTAAACCAGTATCTATGACGGTTAAGGCACCTTGCAATAGAGAAAGCATCATTCGCGAGATTGCAACTCAGCTGCATCTTAATCATGATGAACATACAGACATGAGTGCATTAGTAGCTCAAATTAATGAACGTAAAGCTCATGTACTGCTCTTAATTGATGATGCGCAACATTTACCAGAGACTTTAATTAAAGAAGCAATGTTAGCGATAAAGAACCAGGAGAATTTTAGTTTTTTCCATCTTTGTCTTATATCGGATTATTCAATCGTAGCAACTCTGAACAATTTAGTCGCTTCGTTTTTTGAAAATTTAGTACATACTATAGAATTGGGTTCATTGAATGAAAGTGAAACAAGAACCTATGTTTTACAACGTGCTATGGCGGCACATTTGATCAGTAAACCATTAACAGATGCTCAGTTTAAGCAATTTTATCAGTTGACCAAAGGTAATGTAGCAAAAATAAACAGCAATCTCGAAGCATTTGTCTTTAAATGTGCGACACACAAGAAAAAAGAACCACTGAAATGGGTAAAACAAGCAGGTATCGCCGTGAGCGTCGCTTTAATTGCAGGGTTTGTGGGTTTTTACTTTGCTCAAAACTACGATCTTTCATCATTACAGAAAATGAGCAGTGCAAGTGCCGTGAAGCAGCAAGCACAACCTGAAGTGTTAGTCAGTCAAATTGCTTCTTGGCAGGATTCTTCAACTCGACAATTGGTATATGCCTCGTTACCCAAAAAACAAGATTTAGATGAATTAAGCGATGAAACACCCAGTGAGACAGTGGCAATTGTGGATAAGGTGGTTGTGATTCCTAAATTGCAAATAAATAATCCAGCGGAACAAGAAGCTCGAGTTCCCGAATCTGAATTTAAACGCGAGAGCCCTGAATCAGATCTCACGCGCGAATCAAAAATAGTTGAGATTCCAACAGCAAAACAAAATAAAGCAGAACCATCTCAAGCTCCCAGTTCGAAAAATAATACGAATCTGTATGCGATACAAGTTGCTGCCAGCCACAATAAAGCAGACATAGAACGTTTTCAGCAGAACAATCAACTACTTGCCCAAGATGTCAAAATAAGACATTTTACGAATGCAAAAGGCATTTGGTACATACTCACCATTGGGGAGTATAAAAGCAGAGTTGAAGCACAGCGCAGTATCAGCAAGTTGCCAACCAAGTTAACTAAATTAAAACCTTGGGTCCGCCCTGTATCCAATCTTGGCTAG
- the pgi gene encoding glucose-6-phosphate isomerase, whose amino-acid sequence MEQLTKKNTWKKLEKLAKTYVRHTPEIKNHFISNDDITLDYGGQHVNSQIMDSLLELANECNLHEHINAMMSGKSINNTENRPVLHTALRAPENKAIWVNEHNVIPEVVNVRNTMKDISQKIRNGEWLGYSGKPVTDIVNIGIGGSMLGPFFCINALSDYVTDKLGFHFISDIDPNAFSRATAKLNPETTLFIISSKSFTTPETLSHFQKALSWINQDQYFNHHFIAITSQVKKAQEMGFETILPIWDWVGGRYSFCSAINLISCIAVGFEHFSEILNGAYSMDVHFCTEHFEKNLPVVMALLGIWNINFLNINNLLVMTYSQDLQHFVPYLQQLDMESNGKSINKQGRRVDYATGPIIWGGLGNHAQHSYYQLLCQGTHKIAADLICLRSFDDDVINKICRAHKEVLTKGGNQSENPHSYIAGEIPVNLLCLNDCTPRTLGSLIALYEHKIFVQGVIWNINSFDQPGVESSKEIIRQNNWIT is encoded by the coding sequence ATGGAACAGCTTACAAAAAAGAATACCTGGAAAAAACTCGAAAAACTCGCCAAAACATACGTTCGTCATACTCCAGAAATAAAAAATCATTTTATATCCAATGACGATATTACTCTGGATTACGGCGGGCAACATGTTAACTCCCAGATTATGGATTCACTTCTTGAGCTTGCCAATGAATGTAATCTGCATGAACACATTAATGCCATGATGAGTGGAAAATCCATTAACAACACAGAAAATAGGCCAGTCTTACATACAGCTCTTCGTGCCCCAGAAAATAAAGCCATATGGGTTAACGAACACAACGTTATTCCTGAGGTAGTTAACGTGCGTAACACGATGAAGGATATCTCCCAAAAAATTAGAAACGGAGAATGGCTAGGTTATTCCGGAAAACCTGTTACTGATATCGTTAATATAGGGATTGGTGGTTCCATGCTTGGCCCTTTCTTTTGTATTAATGCATTAAGTGATTACGTCACTGACAAATTAGGCTTTCATTTTATCTCCGATATTGACCCGAATGCATTTTCACGCGCTACTGCGAAACTCAATCCCGAGACTACCCTATTTATTATTTCCTCGAAATCGTTTACCACTCCAGAAACCTTATCTCATTTCCAAAAAGCTTTGTCGTGGATTAACCAGGATCAATATTTCAATCATCATTTTATTGCAATCACGTCACAGGTTAAAAAAGCACAAGAAATGGGTTTTGAAACAATTCTCCCCATCTGGGATTGGGTTGGAGGGCGTTACTCATTCTGCTCAGCGATTAATTTAATTTCCTGTATTGCCGTTGGTTTTGAGCATTTTTCAGAAATCCTCAACGGAGCATACAGTATGGATGTGCATTTTTGCACGGAACATTTTGAAAAAAACCTACCTGTTGTTATGGCACTATTAGGTATATGGAATATTAATTTTTTAAACATTAATAACTTACTGGTTATGACTTATTCCCAAGATTTACAACACTTTGTTCCTTATCTCCAGCAACTGGACATGGAAAGTAATGGAAAGTCCATAAACAAACAAGGCCGTAGAGTCGATTATGCAACAGGTCCCATTATCTGGGGTGGACTGGGTAATCACGCGCAACACAGTTACTATCAGTTGTTATGCCAAGGAACTCATAAAATTGCAGCTGATCTAATTTGTCTTCGTAGTTTTGATGATGATGTAATCAATAAAATATGTCGTGCCCACAAGGAAGTTTTAACAAAAGGTGGAAATCAAAGTGAGAATCCTCACAGTTATATTGCTGGAGAAATACCCGTAAATCTTCTCTGTTTGAACGATTGCACTCCAAGAACCCTGGGATCATTGATTGCTTTATATGAGCATAAAATTTTTGTTCAAGGCGTGATTTGGAATATTAATTCATTTGATCAGCCTGGGGTTGAGAGTTCTAAAGAAATCATTCGACAAAATAATTGGATTACCTAA
- the bcsC gene encoding cellulose synthase complex outer membrane protein BcsC: MSRGRFGLLLFSLIAFKAVADDFNPKQMLLDQVIWGETYYRDDFVKNSLERLQLIAPNDPEVLAARIRLAIRQKNLVLAQELLDELKQKAPNSEAYKQASMSLFLTQPMAKQKLQQARIMALSGHLDAAKAQYDALFHGDFPTLELSSEYWRLVSYIPTERQNAFNHLQTLYNFLNLHKIYSNNSSQDNWTYGLKERLSGLWVASGDAAFRTGNMDLAQKKYQQAILLDHTNYYAWVGIGEVAFARKNFVEAEKAYKQALLVSPGKSSAVYGLLGVYKHQSLKKALDYLNGLPEDLKIKFNDARRSLESSILQEQADQFVKKNQWDRAIEKYSQAENLDPNDVWLTYHFALALNHVGKFKEANELFQKLLSKQKKDPTGAYAYALYLSSIDKLQQALDQLHSIPKKQWNEGMRQMAQRLTTELILQHAQKLRDAGDKQAAIAYLMHQTQTTPIKLTLADWAFNDGVFTAALNYYQDVKTNEPLNTDANLGVIESLIAMGNKKKAHQLLEEQQKIKLTYNYNMQRRLANAWNAVGYPQKALPIFTQLKRDNVNAPPSQDSALIFRDAARLETELRMPKLAQEDYKKAMVESDITSVWPASNDYYTLLTRNQAGDDWLKRSIRSDAGLLYQQQETRITIDQDYWRLTGNAGTSDLRAEDTIAQADWGYANGRAFFRTDTVSLGAGSFSTVNGLYFSDFGTCNINGCSTGIAQKTNGVSFDGGWQNRVWGYDVGATPIGFPVTNFIGGINYNGEINHIGWTITASQRPMTNSLLSFAGAKDPNTGVVWGGVVATGLTLSLSYDRGEANGFWANIIGSELTGKNVPSNQRILLIDGYYYKLINEDNRRFIVGLNNMVWHYDKNLYGFNLGQAGYFSPDFYLSFTIPIDYRKRTANWSYELGGTVTWSYDTTKNLLAYPLPNLIPNFNSSQNSIQTGGNGTGYGYSLLALIERRLGSHFVVGGMVDIQRSTDYTPSHLSLFLRYSFEGWMGDMDMPIIPLIPYSNFR; the protein is encoded by the coding sequence ATGTCTAGAGGCAGATTCGGTTTATTATTGTTTAGCTTAATAGCTTTCAAAGCTGTTGCTGACGATTTTAACCCGAAACAGATGTTATTAGATCAAGTCATTTGGGGCGAAACCTATTATCGCGATGATTTTGTTAAGAATTCACTGGAGCGATTACAATTAATCGCTCCCAATGATCCCGAGGTGCTTGCAGCCCGAATTAGGCTTGCAATAAGACAAAAAAATTTGGTTTTAGCGCAAGAATTGCTTGATGAGTTAAAACAAAAAGCACCTAATTCAGAAGCTTACAAACAGGCTAGTATGAGTTTATTTCTGACTCAGCCTATGGCCAAACAAAAACTCCAGCAAGCAAGAATAATGGCTCTGTCCGGGCATCTGGATGCTGCAAAAGCTCAATACGATGCGCTGTTCCATGGTGATTTCCCTACCCTAGAATTAAGTTCTGAATATTGGCGGCTTGTTTCCTACATTCCTACAGAGCGTCAAAATGCATTCAACCATTTGCAAACACTCTATAATTTTTTAAATCTTCATAAAATTTATTCTAACAACAGCAGTCAAGATAATTGGACTTATGGACTCAAAGAAAGGCTTTCAGGGTTATGGGTAGCCAGTGGAGATGCCGCATTTCGAACGGGTAATATGGATTTGGCGCAAAAAAAATATCAGCAGGCCATCCTTCTGGATCACACAAATTATTATGCCTGGGTTGGAATTGGTGAGGTGGCATTTGCTCGTAAAAACTTTGTTGAGGCTGAAAAAGCATACAAACAAGCTTTGCTCGTGAGTCCTGGTAAAAGTAGCGCTGTTTATGGACTTTTAGGCGTCTATAAACATCAATCCTTGAAGAAAGCACTGGATTACCTCAATGGTTTACCTGAGGATTTGAAAATTAAATTTAATGATGCGCGACGCAGTTTAGAAAGTTCCATACTCCAAGAGCAAGCAGATCAATTTGTCAAAAAAAATCAATGGGATAGAGCAATCGAAAAGTACAGCCAGGCAGAAAACCTGGATCCCAATGATGTATGGTTAACTTATCACTTCGCATTAGCATTGAATCATGTAGGCAAATTTAAAGAAGCAAACGAGCTGTTTCAGAAGTTGCTCTCAAAACAAAAAAAAGACCCAACTGGAGCATATGCTTATGCGCTTTACCTATCAAGTATAGACAAGCTACAACAAGCACTGGACCAACTTCATAGCATTCCGAAAAAACAATGGAATGAAGGCATGCGTCAAATGGCACAACGTCTGACTACCGAATTGATTTTACAACATGCACAAAAATTGCGAGATGCTGGAGATAAACAAGCTGCAATCGCCTATTTAATGCATCAAACCCAAACTACACCCATCAAACTAACCTTAGCTGATTGGGCTTTTAATGATGGGGTATTTACCGCAGCCCTAAATTATTATCAAGACGTCAAAACCAATGAACCACTGAATACTGATGCTAACTTGGGAGTTATTGAATCGCTTATTGCTATGGGAAACAAGAAAAAAGCGCATCAATTGCTGGAAGAACAGCAAAAAATAAAATTAACCTACAATTATAATATGCAAAGAAGGTTAGCAAATGCGTGGAATGCTGTAGGCTATCCACAAAAAGCATTACCCATTTTTACTCAGCTGAAGCGAGACAATGTCAATGCGCCTCCCAGTCAAGATAGCGCCCTCATATTTCGTGATGCGGCACGTTTAGAGACCGAACTACGTATGCCTAAACTGGCACAAGAAGATTACAAAAAAGCAATGGTTGAAAGTGATATTACATCGGTTTGGCCTGCCAGCAATGATTATTATACTTTATTGACCCGCAATCAAGCAGGAGACGATTGGCTTAAACGCAGCATTAGGTCCGATGCAGGCCTGCTTTATCAACAACAAGAAACACGCATTACAATCGATCAAGATTACTGGCGGCTCACTGGTAACGCTGGAACCTCTGATTTACGCGCAGAAGATACCATAGCACAAGCAGATTGGGGCTACGCAAACGGACGCGCATTTTTTAGAACGGATACGGTTAGTTTGGGTGCAGGAAGTTTTTCTACAGTGAATGGGCTGTATTTTAGTGACTTTGGGACGTGTAATATTAACGGCTGCTCCACCGGCATAGCGCAAAAAACAAACGGAGTCAGCTTTGATGGAGGATGGCAAAATCGGGTTTGGGGATATGATGTGGGCGCCACCCCCATAGGATTCCCTGTGACTAATTTCATTGGTGGTATCAATTACAACGGTGAAATAAATCATATTGGCTGGACAATCACAGCGTCACAACGGCCGATGACTAACTCGTTACTTTCTTTTGCTGGTGCAAAAGATCCGAATACAGGAGTTGTATGGGGAGGAGTTGTCGCAACAGGCCTGACCTTATCACTAAGTTATGATCGGGGTGAAGCAAACGGTTTTTGGGCTAATATCATTGGCAGTGAATTAACTGGGAAAAATGTACCGTCAAATCAGCGCATTCTTCTTATCGACGGTTATTATTACAAGCTCATCAATGAAGACAATCGCCGTTTTATCGTTGGACTCAACAATATGGTTTGGCACTATGATAAAAACCTTTACGGTTTTAATCTTGGGCAAGCAGGATATTTTAGCCCAGATTTCTACTTGTCATTCACCATTCCAATTGATTACCGCAAAAGAACAGCAAACTGGTCTTATGAATTAGGTGGCACTGTAACATGGTCGTATGATACTACTAAAAATCTGTTGGCATACCCATTACCCAATCTAATTCCAAATTTTAACAGTTCACAAAACTCCATTCAAACTGGTGGTAATGGTACGGGCTATGGTTATTCTTTGCTTGCATTGATAGAACGTCGACTTGGTTCACATTTTGTAGTCGGGGGAATGGTAGATATTCAACGCTCAACAGACTATACTCCGAGCCATCTCTCTCTGTTCCTTCGTTACTCATTTGAAGGATGGATGGGGGATATGGACATGCCTATTATCCCCTTAATACCCTATTCTAATTTCAGATAA
- the galU gene encoding UTP--glucose-1-phosphate uridylyltransferase GalU → MNATFPPIRKAVFPVAGLGTRFLPATKTAPKEMLTVVNKPLIQYAVEEAYAAGIRQMIFVTCHNKRAIEDHFDLAYQLENELRLHDKNELLSIVQSVTPPDMECFYVRQAKPLGLGNAVLCVEKIVCNEAFAVILADDLMSSTTPVIQQLTNMYEQYGHSIVAVESIPQELTECYGIIQGAEWDKNLLSIHHLEEKPKPHLAASNIAIVGRYVLTPGIFEEIRKLPHVEHKEIQLTDAINGLLKKETVLALPYDGKRYDCGSVLGFLKANVALGREHPTEGEKFSKWLLA, encoded by the coding sequence ATGAATGCAACCTTTCCACCAATACGCAAAGCAGTATTTCCCGTTGCCGGTCTAGGAACTCGATTTTTACCGGCTACAAAAACAGCTCCCAAAGAAATGCTCACTGTAGTTAATAAACCATTGATTCAATATGCGGTTGAAGAGGCTTATGCAGCAGGCATTCGGCAAATGATTTTCGTAACCTGCCATAACAAACGCGCTATTGAAGACCATTTTGATTTAGCCTATCAACTAGAGAATGAACTGCGCCTCCATGATAAAAATGAATTATTATCCATTGTACAATCAGTAACACCTCCTGACATGGAATGTTTTTATGTACGCCAGGCAAAACCCCTAGGATTAGGAAATGCGGTTTTATGTGTTGAAAAAATCGTTTGCAATGAAGCGTTTGCTGTCATTCTTGCGGATGATTTAATGTCGAGCACGACGCCGGTGATTCAACAATTAACGAACATGTATGAGCAATATGGTCATAGTATTGTTGCGGTAGAAAGTATCCCTCAGGAATTAACAGAATGTTATGGTATTATTCAAGGTGCAGAGTGGGATAAGAACCTTTTAAGTATTCATCATTTAGAGGAAAAACCTAAACCGCATCTTGCTGCATCAAATATTGCCATTGTAGGTCGTTATGTTCTTACCCCAGGTATTTTTGAAGAAATCAGAAAATTACCTCATGTGGAGCATAAAGAAATTCAATTGACTGATGCAATTAATGGTTTGCTAAAAAAAGAAACCGTATTGGCTCTACCCTATGATGGAAAACGCTACGACTGCGGCAGCGTTCTCGGTTTTCTTAAAGCAAATGTAGCTTTAGGAAGAGAGCATCCAACTGAGGGAGAAAAATTTTCCAAATGGCTTTTAGCATAG